The Chryseobacterium sp. G0186 genome includes the window TACTTTATAATTAGCTACAACACTTTCATTTTTGAAAAAGTTCAGTAAGAGAATATCTGCAGAAAAAAAAGCATCTGAAAGTAATGCTGTTATCGATGCATGCAGGGCAAAGCTCCAAATTTCTTTTTTAGTAAATTTTAAAGATATGCTATTTATTCTTGGCAAGGGTCCTTTAAACCAGAAAAGGGAAAGAAACGGAGATATCGCATTGGCTATCAAGTATCCATACAATCCCCAAAAGATTGAAAAGACAATCATCATCAATAATCCTGAAATATTAACAACATTACTGACCATTGCAAATTCCTTATTTTTCAGGTAAATACGACGTTCGGCTTGAATGTGACTGAGAAAATAAACTCCTATCAGACGAATGGTAAAGAAAAAGAAGATATAAAATATATAATAGTAATGCGTTACATAAAAAAATGCCAGTAAAAAGAATACAATACTTAGAATGAGATGATATAAAAAGCCTTTTCTAAAAAGATAGGCAGAAAGTTCTTTCTTATCAACTTCAGAATTGCTTAAGGATCCAAACCTGATCAGGCTTTGAGAACTGCCTAATCCACTGAAGGGGGCAAAAATTGCAAAAACAGAAGCTACAATACTCAGGATCCCGAAGTCTTTTTCCGGCAGGATTCTGATCATGAAAAGGGATCCAGAGAAAGCACATATCTTCGTAATCAGCAGAGATAAAAATACATGCTGTCCTTTATTGGCAAAAAATGCCATGATAAAATCCTTTAAACTTTTCATTTCACTCTGATCAGCAGAATATTAAGACCTTTTTCAACAAATCCCTGCTTTATATTACTTTTTGATAGGCTTGATTAAATTCCTGCGCTATTGCAGACACTGAAAAATTGTCAACAACGTATTGATGAAGTTCTTCAGGAGAGCCTGTCTTATAGCTTCCACTCAGGATATTCTTCATTGCCTTATACAGCTCTTCTTCAGATTTTTCGATGATGATCCCATGATTTTCTCCAATAATCTCAGGTATAGCACCTACATTGGTTGCAATCACCGGAACTCCTGAGGAAAGGGATTCTAATAAAACACAAGAGAAACTTTCATAATCACTAAATAGGACAAAGCAATTACTCTTTTTCATTTTTCCGGCCACCTCTGAATGGGAAATTTCACCAAAAGTTTTGATATAGTCTCTGCTATTATTTTCCTCCACAATCTTATTCAGTCGTTCTACATCTCCGTCACCTCCAATCTCCAATTCAAAATTCTTAAAATCTTTTCTAAGACGAACTGCTGCCTTTATAATGGCATCCGGATTTTTAAGAGGAATAAGATTCGAGATATGCAGAAATCTAAAAGTTTTATCTTGTCGTTTTTCC containing:
- a CDS encoding oligosaccharide flippase family protein, giving the protein MKSLKDFIMAFFANKGQHVFLSLLITKICAFSGSLFMIRILPEKDFGILSIVASVFAIFAPFSGLGSSQSLIRFGSLSNSEVDKKELSAYLFRKGFLYHLILSIVFFLLAFFYVTHYYYIFYIFFFFTIRLIGVYFLSHIQAERRIYLKNKEFAMVSNVVNISGLLMMIVFSIFWGLYGYLIANAISPFLSLFWFKGPLPRINSISLKFTKKEIWSFALHASITALLSDAFFSADILLLNFFKNESVVANYKVALLIPANITFLALSFMQSDYPVIAQNHRNKPFLKNYIFNYYKIFIPISLLILITGCFLSSFLIRIFFGEQYTDNSFAFSLLLGVFCGSMLLRNLYGNLLSAVGLMKRNTFFSILSLLLLAVFSYFLVPDLGVVGMAISLGTTLTLVGFLMMFSFFSYLRTLK